GCCGCGACGAAGACGAAGCTGGCCCGCTCCCCCGGGTTGAGCCGCTCCAGCATCAGCGCGACGGCGGTGATGACGAGGAACATCGCCAGGCCCACGCTCAGCAGGACCACCCGGGTGAGGGTGGGCCGGAAGGTGACCGGCAGGGTGGGGAGTTCGGGCCTGGGCGCGGACATCGGGGTCTTCTCTCGGGAGGTGCGGGCGGCCGGGGCCGTCAGAGGCGGCAGGCGTGGATGGCCGTGGTGAGGATGGCGCGGGCGCCGAGCTCGTACAGGTCGTCCATGATCCGCTGGGCCTCCTTGGCGGCGACCATGGAGCGGACGGCGACCCAGCCCTCGTGGTGCAGCGGGGAGATGGTCGGCGACTCCAGGCCCGGGGTGAGGGCTACGGCGCGCTCCAGGTGCTCGACACGGCAGTCGTAGTCCATCATCACGTAGGACCGGGCGACCAGGACGCCCTGGAGGCGGCGGAGGAACTGCTGCACCTTGGGGTCGTCGGCGGGGGCGCCGTTGCGGCGGATGACGACGGCCTCGGAGGTCATGATCGGCTCGCCGATCACTTCCAGTCCGGCGTTGCGCAGGCTGGTGCCGGTCTCCACCACGTCGGCGATGATCTGGGCGACGCCGAGCTCGATGGCGGTCTCGACCGCGCCGTCGAGGTGGACGACGGAGGCCCTGACGCCCGCCTTGGCGAGGTGGTTGGCGACGATGCCCTCGTAGGAGGTGGCGATCGTCATGCCGTCGAAGTCCTGCGGGCCCGCCGCGGTGCCGGGCTTGGTGGCGTAGCGGAAGGTGGAGCGGGCGAAGCCGAGCTGGAGGATCTCCTCGGCGTCGGCCTCGGAGTCCAGCAGCAGGTCGCGGCCGGTGATGCCGATGTCGAGCTTGCCGGAGCTGACGTAGATCGCGATGTCGCGGGGGCGGAGGTAGAAGAACTCGACCTCGTTCGAAGGGTCGACCAGGACCAGTTCCTTGGACTCCTTGCGCTGCTGGTAGCCGGCCTCATGGAGCATCGCCATCGCAGGCCCGGAGAGTGAACCCTTGTTGGGGACGGCGATGCGCAGCATGGGGTCGGCTTCCTTCGTGCGGAGGGGAGAGAACAGAGACAGGGGCGTGCGGTGCTCGGGGCCGGTCAGAGATGGGCGTAGACGTCGTCGAGCGAGATCCCGCGGGCGACCATCATCACCTGGACGTGGTACAGCAGCTGGGAGATCTCCTCGGCGGCGGCTTCCTTGCCCTCGTACTCGGCGGCCATCCAGACCTCGGCGGCCTCCTCGACGACCTTCTTGCCGATGGCATGGACGCCCTTGTCGACCAGTTCGGCTGTGCGGGAGGTCGCGGGGTCGCCCTCGGCGGCCTTGAGCTGGAGCTCGGTGAAGAGCTCTTCGAAGGTTTTGTTGGCCATGATGGTCCTCAGAATACGGGGTCGCCGGGGCGCACTCAGCGCCAGGGTTCGCTGACGGTCCGCAGCGTGGCCGCGGTGGCGACCGCGGCGGTGACGGCTTCGTGCCCCTTGTCCTCGTTGGACCCTTCGAGGCCGGCCCGGTCGAGCGCCTGCTCCTCGGTGTCGCAGGTCAGTACGCCGAAGCCGACGGGAACACCGGTGTCGACGGTGACCTGGGTGAGGCCGAGGGTGACGCCCTGGGAGACGTATTCGAAGTGGGGGGTGCCACCGCGGATGACCACGCCGAGAGCGACGATCGCGTCGTAACCGCGTCCGGCGAGCACCTTGGCGACGACGGGCAGCTCGAAGGAGCCGGGCACCCGGAGCAGGGTCGGCTCGTCGATGCCCAGCTCGTGCAGGGCGCGCAGCGCGCCGTCGACGAGTCCGTCCATGACCTTCTCGTGCCACTGGGCCGCGATCACGGCCACGCGCAGGTCGCCGCAGTTGCGTACGGACAGTTCGGGTGCACCCTTGCCGCTCATGTTTCTCCTGTTGCTGGTGACGAGGTGTTCGTTACTGGTTGGCGCAGGTCGACGCCGGGGTTCCGTCGAGCCACGGCAGATCGTGGCCCATGCGGTCGCGCTTGGTGCGCAGGTAGCGCAGATTGTGCTCGCCCGCCTGGACGGGCATGGGCTCGCGGCCGGTGACGGCGAGTCCGTGGCGGACGACGGCCGCGGTCTTCTCGGGGTTGTTGGTCATCAGCCGCAGGCTGGTGACGCCGAGGTCCTTGAGGATCCGGGCGCCCGCCGCGTAGTCGCGGGCGTCGGCGGGCAGGCCGAGCTCCAGGTTGGCGTCGAGGGTGTCGACGCCGCGCTCCTGGAGTTCGTACGCACGGAGCTTGGAGAGCAGGCCGATGCCGCGTCCCTCGTGGCCGCGGAGGTAGACGACGACGCCCCGGCCCGCTTCGGTGATGCGCCGCATGGAGGCGTGCAGCTGGGGGCCGCAGTCGCAGCGCTGGGACTGGAAGATGTCGCCGGTCAGGCACTCGGAGTGGATGCGGACGAGGACGTCCTCGCCGTCGCCGAGGTCGCCGTGGACCAGGGCGACGTGCTCGACCCCGTCGGCGATGGAGCGGTAGCCGAACGCGGTGAAGTCGCCGAACGCGGTGGGCAGCCGGGTCCGGGCCTCGCGGCGGACGGTCGGCTCGTCGCTGCGGCGGTAGGCGATCAGGTCCTCGATGGAGATGATCGTCAGGCCGTGCTTGCGGGCGAAGGGGATCAGCTCGGGCAGCCGGAGCATCACCCCGTCCTCGCCCGCGATCTCGACGATGGCCCCGGCGGGGCGCAGCCCGGCGAGCCGGGCGAGGTCTACGGCGGCCTCGGTGTGGCCGTTGCGGACGAGGACGCCGCCGGAGCGGGCGCGCAGCGGGAAGATGTGGCCGGGCCGGACGAAGTCGCCGGGTCCGGCGACGCCGCCCGCGAGCATCCGCAGGGTGGTGGCGCGGTCGGCGGCGGAGATGCCGGTGGTGACGCCGTGGGCGGCCGAGGCGTCGACGGAGACCGTGAAGGCGGTCTGCATCGACTCGGTGTTGTCCTCGACCATCTGCGGCAGTTCGAGGCGTTCCAGCTCGTCGCTCTCCATGGGCGCGCAGATCAGGCCGCGGCACTCGCTCATCATGAAGGCGACGATCTCGGGGGTGGCCTTCTCGGCGGCGATGACGAGGTCGCCCTCGTTCTCGCGGTCCTCGTCGTCCACGACGACGACGGGCCGGCCCGCCGCGATGTCTCGGACGGCCTGCTCGACCGGGTCCAGGGAGAGGTTCTCGGGGAGCGGGTCGTGGTCGGGGTGCAGCCAGGTGGGCTGGGCAGTCATGCCGTGGCTCCTTCCAGAGCGGGTGTCCGCGTACGCAGCCACCAGTCGCGCATCCCCCACAGGACGAGGGCGCCGTAGATGACGTAGACGAAGCCGGAGAAGGCGAATCCGTTGGCGAAGTTCAGGGGTACGCCGACCAGGTCGACGAGCAGCCAGGCGAACCAGAACTCGACCATGCCGCGCGCCTGGGCGTACATCGCGACGACCGTGCCGACGAAGATGTACGCGTCCGGCCACGGGTCCCAGGACAGGGTGGGGACGGCCGTGAACAGGCCGCCGACCGCGAGGGTGCCGAGCGCGGCGGCGCCGATCAGCACGCCGCGCTCGCGCCAGGTGGCGAAGCGGACGGCGATGGAGCCGTCCTGGGCCTGCTGCCTGCCGCGGTTCCAGGACCACCAGCCCCACAGGGCGACGACGATGACCACCAGCTGCTTGCCCGCGCTGCCGGAGAGGTGCGCGGAGGCGAAGGCGACGAGCAGGATCACACCGGAGAGGAGCTGGGCGGGCCAGGTCCAGATGGAGCGCCGCCAGCCGAGGGCCAGGGCGATCAGGCCGACGACGTTGCCGATCATGTCCGACCACTTGATGTGCTGGCCGAACACGGTGAAGGCCTCGGAGTTGAGCCAGTTCGCGAGGTTCATCGCTGGTCCTGTCCGGCCCGGTCGCCGAGCATCCGCTCGACGTACTTGGCGATGACGTCCACTTCCAGGTTGACCGGGTCGCCGGGCTGCTTGTGGCCGAGCGTGGTCAGGGCGAGGGTGGTGGGGATGAGGCTGATGGTGAAGAAGTCGGCCGCCGCGTCGACGACGGTGAGGCTGACGCCGTCGACGGTGATGGAGCCCTTCTCCACGACGTACCGGGTCAGCTCGGGCGGCAGGGAGACCTTGACGATCTCCCAGTGCTCGGAGGGGGTGCGCTCGACGACGGTGCCGGTGCCGTCCACGTGGCCCTGGACGAGGTGTCCGCCGAGCCGCCCGCCGAGCGCCATCGGGCGCTCCAGGTTGACCCGGGAGCCGGGGGCGAGCGCGCCGAGGCTGGAGCGCTTCAGCGTCTCGGCCATCACGTCGGCGGTGAATTCGCCGTCGCCGGTGTCCACGACGGTGAGGCAGACACCGTTCACCGCGATGGAGTCGCCGTGCTTGGCGCCCTCGGTGACGAGGGGGCCGCGCAGCCGGAAGCGGGAGGCGTCGGCGAGCTGCTCGACGGCGGTGACCTCACCCAGTTCTTCGACAATTCCGGTGAACACTCAGTTTCCCTTCCGAGCAGGGGCGGGGACGGCGGTGACGCGCAGATCGGGGCCGATCGGCACGGCCTCGGTGACATCGAGGCGCAACGCCTGGGAGATGGTGGAGATTCCGGCGTCCGCAAGGGCGGCGGGGCCCGCGCCGAGCAGGACCGGGGCGAGATAGCCGACGACCTTGTCGACCTTTCCCGCGGCGACGAAGGCTCCCGCGAGGGTGGGGCCGCCTTCGAGGAGTACGGAGCGGACACCCCGGGTGCGCAGGGCTTCGAGGAGGGCGTCGAGGTCGAGGCCGGGTCCGGTGGCCGCGCGGGGCAGCCGCAGGACGGCTGCCTCGGGGAGGTGGCCGGCCGGGACGTCGTCGGCGACGGCGATCAGGGTGGGCGCGGTGGCGTCCAGGACCCGGGCGCCGGGCTTGACGGCGGTGGCGTTCGTGTCGACGACGACCCGCAGGGGCTGGGTGGCGCCGCCGACGCCGCGTACGCCCAGCTGAGGGTCGTCGATGCGGGCGGTGCCGGAGCCGACGAGCACGGCGTCGGCCTCGGCGCGCAGCCGGTGGACGTCGGCGCGGGCCTCGGGCGAGGTGATCCAGCGGCTGGTGGCGTCGGCGGCGGCGATGCGGCCGTCGAGGGTCGCGGCGTACTTCCACAGGACGTACGGCCGCCCGAGGCGCACCGAGGTCAGCCAGGCGGCGTTGCCCGCCTCGGCCTCGTCGGCGAGGAGGCCCTGCGCCACCTGGACACCGGCCGCGCGCAGGGTCTCGGCACCGCCGGTGGCCTGCGGGTTCGGGTCGCCGACCGCGTACACGACACGGCTGATCCCGGCGGCCAGGAGGGCCTGGGCGCAGGGGCCGGTGCGGCCGGTGTGGTTACAGGGTTCGAGGGTGACGTAGGCGGTGCCGCCCCGGGCCCCGCCGCCTGCCGCGCGGAGCGCGTGGACCTCGGCGTGCGGCCCTCCGGCGCGCTGATGGAAGCCTTCACCGGCCACGGCTCCGGCGGCGTCGGTGATCACACATCCGACGACCGGATTGGGGCTGGTGGAGCCGAGACCGCGGGCGGCGAGCGTGATCGCTCGGCGCATGGCGGTGATGTCGGCTGCGGTGTCCACCGGGTCCTCCTGCCTCTTCGGGCACGGACTCCGGGGCCTGTCGATGACGACAGATAGAGCGGATCACCAGCGAGAACGCCGCGAACCCGAGGACGGGAAACGCCAGGAACGCACGGCGTCCCGGGAAATTCCCGGCCATGCGTCCGCCGACGGCGGCGTACCGATGACGAACCGCCGCGCACTGCCTCCCATCCGGACTTTAACCGTCGGTCCAGGAATCTCACCTGGTCAACCGGCCGCTGGCTGCGGACGGGTCGCGGACTGTAACCGCCGGTTCGGAATTGCACCGACCCCGGAGTGCGCTGCTACTGGTACGGAACCAGTCTGCCACGGACGCCTCTCGGCCATGCGGGTGAGCGCTGTGGGCTGGGTCACAGGATCCACCGACCGGGTCACGCCGAGTCACGGAAAACCTGGCGCGTTCCCGTCGGGACGAACGCGACAACGTAGTCATTCACGAAGTTGAGCCTTGAAGGTCCAGACCTATTGACGCACTGGTCTAGTCCTCTTAATCTCTGCGTCACCTCCGAGGTTCGGTCCCACGGTGGGCGCACACCGGGACCCCGACAGACCCGCCCCCTTTTCGCCAGTTGTGTTCTGCCGACCTCCCCAGGAGGAACGACCACATGCTGTCCCCCACCCGAGCGAGAGCCACGCTCCTCGCCGCCGGCGCCGCCGTCGCCGGACTGCTGCTGAGTTCGCTCGCCGCAGGCCCCTCGGCCGCCGCCGACCAGACCTCCTGTCGCCCCGACGGCCTTTACCAGACCCCCGGCGTCAACGTTCCGTACTGCTCCGTCTACGACGCCGACGGACGCGAGAAGATGGGCGCCGACCACCAGCGGCGCGTCATCGGCTACTTCACCAACTGGCGTACCGGCAAGGACGGCAAGGACGCCTACCTCGTCCCGGACATCCCGTGGGACAAGGTCACGCACCTCAACTACGCCTTCGCGCACGTCGACGGCTCCAACAAGCTCTCGGTCGGCCCGGACAGCGCCGACAACGCCTCCACCGGGATGACCTGGCCCGGTGTCGCAGGCGCGGAGATGGACCCGGCGCTCCCCTACAAGGGGCACTTCAACCTGCTGACGAAGTACAAGAAGCAGCACCCGAACGTGAAGACCCTGGTCTCCGTGGGCGGTTGGGCCGAGACCGGCGGCTACTTCGGCCCCGACGGCAAGCGCGTCGACTCGGGCGGCTTCTACTCGATGGCGACCAACGCCGACGGCTCGGTCAACCAGGCGGGCATCAACACCTTCGCCGACTCCGCCGTCGCCTTCATCAAGAAGTACGGCTTCAACGGCGTCGACATCGACTACGAGTACGCCACCACGATGAAGGACGCGGGCAACCCGCTGGACCACACGCTGGCCAACGGCCGCCGCGCGGGCCTGGTCAAGGGCTACGACGCCCTGATGAAGACGCTGCGCGAGAAGCTCGACCGCGCGGGCGAGGCCGACGGCAAGCACTACCTGCTGACCGTCGCCGCCCCCTCCTCCGGCTACCTGCTGCGGGGCATGGAGACGTACCAGATGCAGAAGTACCTGGACTACGTCAACATCATGTCCTACGACCTGCACGGCGCCTGGAACGAGTACGTCGGGCCCAACGCCTCGCTGTTCGACGACGGCAAGGACAACGAGCTGGCGCAGGCGGGCGTCTACACCACCTCGCAGTACGGCGGCCTGGGATACCTCAACACCGACTGGGCCTACCACTACTTCCGCGGCTCGATGCCGGCCGGCCGCATCAACATCGGCCTGCCGTACTACACCCGCGGCTTCAAGAACGTGCAGGGCGGCACCGACGGCCTGTGGGGCAAGGCGGCCACGACCGACTGCCCGGCGGGCGCGGGGCTGACCAAGTGCGGTGACGGCGCGGTCGGCATCGACAACCTGTGGCACGACAAGGACACCAACGGCAAGGAATCGCCCGCCGGTTCCAACCCGATGTGGCACGCGAAGAACCTGGAGAAGGGCATCGTCGGGGACTACGTCACCGACTACGGCTTCCCCGCGAACACCCGGTTGACCGGCACGTACGCCCGTAAGTACGACTCCACGCTGGTCGCGCCGTGGCTGTGGAACGCCGAGAAGAAGGTGTTCCTCTCCACGGAGGACGAGCAGTCGGTGAAGGCCAAGGCCGACTACGTCGTGGACAAGGGCATCGGCGGCACGATGATCTGGGAGCTGGCGGGCGACTACCGTTGGAACGCGGCGAAGGGCCAGTACGAGACCGGCTCCACGCTGACCACCGCGATGTACGACGCCTTCAAGTCGGCCACCCCGTACGGCGCGAAGCGCTCCACGATCGACCTGCCCACCCAGGCGCTGGACATCGACGTCTCCTTCGGGCAGTTCCCGCTGGGCGACTCCAACTACCCGATCAGCCCCAAGCTGAAGATCACCAACCGGACCAAGGCCACGCTGCCCGGCGGTACGGAGTTCCAGTTCGACTACTCCACCTCCGCCCCGGCCAACGCCAAGGACCAGTCCGGCTTCGGTACGACGATCATCCGCAGCGGCCACACGGCGGCCAACAACATCGGCGGCCTCAAGGGCGACTACAACCGCGTCTCGCTGAAGCTCCCGGCCTGGCAGAGCCTGGCCCCCGGCGCCTCGGTCGAGCTGGACTTCGTCTACTACCTGCCCACCTCCACCCCGTCGAACTGGACCGTGGCCTTCGGCGGGAAGTCCTACTCCCTCGCCGGTGACCTGACCCGCGGCACCACGGTGGTCGAGCCCGGCACCGGGCCCAGCCCGACGCCGACACCGGACCCGACCGGTCCGACCCCCACCCCCACCCCCACCCCGACGCAGCCGGGCGGCAGCTGCTCGGCCCCGGCGTGGAACGCGGCCACCGAGTACGGCGGCGGCTCCACCGTCAGCCAGGACGGCCGTCAGTGGAAGGCCTCCTGGTGGACGAAGGGCGAGAAGCCCGGCACCACCGGAGAGTGGGGCGTCTGGAAGGACCTCGGCGCCTGCTGACCCCTCCGGCCCGGCGTGAGCGGCTCTTCCCGCTCACGCCGGGCCACAGCGCGCTCTGGCAGGCCGGCCCCATGACGACGATTCTGGTCACCGGCGCAACCGGAACCCTCCGCCGGCAGGTCGCGGAGCGGCTCCGCACCGAAGGGGCCGCCATCCGGGGGGCTCAGCCGCCGCTCCCCCTCGTACGCCGTCGACCTGCGGGACGGCAAGAGCCTGGACGCGGCAGTCGAGGGGACCGACGTGTTCGTCCACTGCGCCACCACCCCGCGCGGCGGCGACGACCGGGCAGCGGGGTTCCTCGTCAACGCGGCGAGGCGCGATGCCATCCGCAGAGCCTGAGGCGATGCGGCGCGCACAGCCGTCCGCGCGCCTCCGGTTCGGCCGCCCGGTTCCGGTCCGCCCGGTCAGCCCTCCGGGGCGAACAGCGCGTCCTGCGCCGCGTCCCGGGCGGTGACCAGCGCACCGCGCAGCACCGCCCCGTCGCCCAGCGAACCGGCGCGGACCTCGGTGCGCAGAGGCGACATCGTGGCCAGCCTCTCCTCGACCCGGGCGGCGAGCGCGGCCCCGCCCGCATGGCCGACGGCCCCGGCGAGCAGCACACAGCCGGGGTCGAGCACCGAGACGACGGCGGCGGACCCGAGGGCGAGGCGGTCGGCGACCTCCTTCAGGAAAGGCTCCCCCGCCTCCCCCGCCTCCAGGGCGGCCCGCACCGCGTTCACGGCGGCCGCCTCCTCCTGCCCCTCGGCCACGGTCCCGCGGTCCACGAGCCCGTACGCGGCGGCGAGTTCGCACAGCGCGACGGAGCCGGCCAGGGAGTGGAAACCGCCCTCGCAGTTGACCGCCGACGGGAGCCCGCTCACCCCGGGGACCGGAAGGAAGCCGATCTCCCCCGCGCCGCCGGAGGCCCCCTGACGCAGCTTGCCGTCCAGCATCACGGCGGCCCCGATCCCCTGGCCCAGCCAGAGCAGGACGAAGGTCTCCCGGTCGTGGGCGGCGCCCTCCCGGTGCTCCGCGACGGCCGCGAGGTTCGTCTCGTTCTCCACCAGGACGGTGGCCGGGAGCCGCCGCTGGAGCTCCCGGACCAGGCCCCGGTGCCAGGCGGGCAGTCCTGAGCTGTCGCGCAGTTCGCCGGTGCCGGGGTCGATCAGCCCCGGCGCCCCGATCCCGACGCTGTGCAGGGGTACGGACCCGGCCGCGCGGGCGGTGCGCTCCAGGAGGGCGGCGGCCCGCTCGACGGCGGGTTCGGTGCCGGTGTCGCTGCCGATGGGCAGTGAGTCCTCGGCGAGCGTCGTCCCCAGCAGATCGGTGACGACCACGCTGACGCTGCCGAGGCGCACGTCGAGCGCGGCGAGATGGGCCCGGTCGGCGACGATCCCGTACAGCTTGGCGTTGGGGCCGCGACGGACGGCTCCGGACTCGCCGACGACCCGGATCAGACCGGCGCTCCGGAGCCGTTCGACGAGGTCGGCGACGGTGGGCCGGGAGAGTCCGGTCAGCGTCTTGAGCTGGGTGGCCGTCAGCGGGCCGTCCTGCTGGAGCAGCCGCAGGGCGAGCCGGTCGTTGATGGCCCGAGCCGTGCTCGGAGATGCGGGCATACCGGGATCCTTCCAGATGGCCGCCCCGCCGCCTTTCGCGGCCGATGAGAATCGACTATTTATCAGGCAGGGTTCCTGATAGTTTACGCCACGCATCGTCGCGCGGAAGCGCCGGATGCGCCGGAACGGCCGGCGTCCGAGGATTCCCAGGGGAGGGGCTCGACGGCATGACGAAGGACTCGACCGTCACGGTCTACAGCACACAGCAGGTGAAGCGGGCGCGGATCGCCGTCGCCGCGGTCTTCACCGTCCACGGGGCGGTGACCGGCAGCTTCGCGACCCGGGTGCCCTGGATCCAGGACCACGCCGGGGTGAGCGCGGGCCAGCTCGGCCTGGCGCTGGCCTTCCCGGCGATCGGTGCGTCGATCGCGATGCCGCTGGCGGGCCGGATCAGCCACCGGTTCGGCGCCCGGACCGCGCTGCGGGGGCTGCTGATGCTCTGGACACTGGCACTGATCCTGCCCGCGCTGGCGCCGAACCTGGTCACCCTCTGCGCCGCGCTGTTCGTCTACGGGGCGACGGCGGGGATGTCCGACGTGGCCATGAACGCGCTGGGCGTCGAGGTGGAGAACCGTCTCGACAAGTCGATCATGTCGGGGCTGCACGGTATGTGGAGCGTGGGCGCGCTGATCGGTTCGGCGGCGGGCACGGTCGCCGCCCACACCGCGACCGACGCCCGGACGCACCATCTCGTCGCGGCCCTGGTGCTCACGGCGCTGGGCCTGATCGCCTGCCGGGAGGTCCTCGACATCCAGAGCCGCCCGGACGAGGAGCCGCCTCCGCGGTTCACGCTGCCGCCGAAGTCGGCCCTGATCATCGGGGCGGTCGGGTTCTGCGCGGTGTTCGCCGAGGGGGCCAGCCTGGACTGGTCGGCGGTCTACCTGCGGGACGTCCTGGACAGCTCGGACGGTCTGGCGGCCGCGTCCACCACGGCGTTCGCCCTGATGATGGCGGTGGCCAGGATCGCCGGGGACCGGATCGTCGACCGGTTCGGCGCGGTCCGCACGGTGCGGACCGGCGGAGTGATGGCCACCGCGGGCGGGCTGCTGGTCGTGCTCTCGCCCTCCCCCGCCGCCGCGATGTGCGGCTTCGGACTGCTCGGCCTGGGCGTCGCGGTCGTGGTCCCGCTGGCCTTCGCCGCGGCGGGGCGCAGCGGGCCGAACCCGAGCCAGGCCATCGCGGGTGTCGCCACCATCACGTACACCTCCGGTCTGATCGCCCCCTCCGCGATCGGCTCGCTGGCCGAGGCGACCTCGCTGGTGGTGTCGTTCGGCGTGGTGACGGTGCTGGCCTTCGGCCTGGTCCTAGGCGCGGGGGTGCTCCGGTCGGCCGACCGGAAGGTCACCGGCTCGGCGGTCGGCGAGGGCACGACGACGAGCGCCGCCCGAAGCTGACGCGGTGCCGCGGGGCGGCGCGGTGGGTGACCTCCGCGCGGCCGCCATCGGGCGCACCACTACCATGGCGCTGATCTTTTCCGCAGGTGAACACCGAACCCCGGGTCGCAGACCGGTCGGCACACCGAGCAGACCTTCAGGGAGCAACCATGAGCCTCGGCGTGCGCTGGACCTTGCACGGCGACGGGAAGACCCCCGCACCCGGGGCGGTGGTCCGCCCCGACGAGCGGCTCTCCTGGCCCCGTACGTTCGGACTCGGCGCCCAGCATGTCGTCGCGATGTTCGGGGCGTCGTTCGTCGCCCCGGTCCTGATGGGCCTGGACCCGAACCTCGCGATCATGATGTCCGGTGTCGCGACCGCGATCTTCCTGCTGGCGACCAAGGGCCGGGTACCCAGCTATCTGGGCTGCTCGCTCTCCTTCGTCGGCGTCGCGGCCACGATCCGGGCGAGCGGCGGTGACAGCGCGACCGTCACGGGCGCGGTGCTGGTGGTCGGCGCGGCCCTGTTCCTGGTGGGCCTCGCCGTGCAGCGGTTCGGCGCACGGATCATCCACGCGGCGATGCCGCCGGTGGTGACGGGCGCGGTCGTGATGCTGATCGGCTTCAACCTGGCGCCGGTTACCGCCTCCACCTACTGGCCGCAGGACCAGTGGACGGCGCTGGCGGTGATGCTGTTCACCGGCCTCGCCGTGGTGTGCCTGCGCGGTTTCCTCTCCCGGATCGCGATCTTCCTGGGGCTGGTCTTCGGGTACGTGCTCTCCTGGGTGCTGGACCTGGTCTTCGGGAAGATCCACTCCCCGGCGGGCGGGGCGGAGGCCGTCGACCACTGGCGCCTCGACCTCTCGGCCGTCGGCCAGGCCGACTGGGTCGGGCTGCCGTCCTTCCACGCGCCCGCCTTCGAATGGTCGGCGATCCTGGTGGCGCTGCCCGTGGTGATCGCGCTCGTCGCGGAGAACGCCGGGCACGTCAAGGCCGTCGGCGAGATGACCGGCGACCCGCTGGACGACAAGCTCGGCACCGCCATCGCGGCGGACGGCGCGGCCTCCATGCTCTCCACCGCCGTGGGCGGGCCGCCCAACACCACGTACTCCGAGAACATCGGCGTGATGGCCGCGACCCGGGTCTACTCCACGGCGGCGTACTGGGCGGCGGCCTGCTTCGCCCTGCTCTTCGGCCTGTGCCCCAAGTTCGGCGCGGTCGTCGCCGCGATCCCGGGCGGGGTGCTCGGCGGGATCACCGTGATCCTGTACGGGATGATCGGCCTGCTCGGCGCGCAGATCTGGCTCAACGGCCGGGTGGACCTGCGTAATCCGCTCAACCTCGTCCCGGCCGCCGCGGGCATCATCATCGGCGTCGGCGGGGTCAGCCTGAAGATCACCGACAACTTCGAACTGAGCGGCATCGC
This sequence is a window from Streptomyces parvus. Protein-coding genes within it:
- a CDS encoding ROK family transcriptional regulator, which produces MPASPSTARAINDRLALRLLQQDGPLTATQLKTLTGLSRPTVADLVERLRSAGLIRVVGESGAVRRGPNAKLYGIVADRAHLAALDVRLGSVSVVVTDLLGTTLAEDSLPIGSDTGTEPAVERAAALLERTARAAGSVPLHSVGIGAPGLIDPGTGELRDSSGLPAWHRGLVRELQRRLPATVLVENETNLAAVAEHREGAAHDRETFVLLWLGQGIGAAVMLDGKLRQGASGGAGEIGFLPVPGVSGLPSAVNCEGGFHSLAGSVALCELAAAYGLVDRGTVAEGQEEAAAVNAVRAALEAGEAGEPFLKEVADRLALGSAAVVSVLDPGCVLLAGAVGHAGGAALAARVEERLATMSPLRTEVRAGSLGDGAVLRGALVTARDAAQDALFAPEG
- a CDS encoding chitinase C-terminal domain-containing protein, giving the protein MLSPTRARATLLAAGAAVAGLLLSSLAAGPSAAADQTSCRPDGLYQTPGVNVPYCSVYDADGREKMGADHQRRVIGYFTNWRTGKDGKDAYLVPDIPWDKVTHLNYAFAHVDGSNKLSVGPDSADNASTGMTWPGVAGAEMDPALPYKGHFNLLTKYKKQHPNVKTLVSVGGWAETGGYFGPDGKRVDSGGFYSMATNADGSVNQAGINTFADSAVAFIKKYGFNGVDIDYEYATTMKDAGNPLDHTLANGRRAGLVKGYDALMKTLREKLDRAGEADGKHYLLTVAAPSSGYLLRGMETYQMQKYLDYVNIMSYDLHGAWNEYVGPNASLFDDGKDNELAQAGVYTTSQYGGLGYLNTDWAYHYFRGSMPAGRINIGLPYYTRGFKNVQGGTDGLWGKAATTDCPAGAGLTKCGDGAVGIDNLWHDKDTNGKESPAGSNPMWHAKNLEKGIVGDYVTDYGFPANTRLTGTYARKYDSTLVAPWLWNAEKKVFLSTEDEQSVKAKADYVVDKGIGGTMIWELAGDYRWNAAKGQYETGSTLTTAMYDAFKSATPYGAKRSTIDLPTQALDIDVSFGQFPLGDSNYPISPKLKITNRTKATLPGGTEFQFDYSTSAPANAKDQSGFGTTIIRSGHTAANNIGGLKGDYNRVSLKLPAWQSLAPGASVELDFVYYLPTSTPSNWTVAFGGKSYSLAGDLTRGTTVVEPGTGPSPTPTPDPTGPTPTPTPTPTQPGGSCSAPAWNAATEYGGGSTVSQDGRQWKASWWTKGEKPGTTGEWGVWKDLGAC
- a CDS encoding MFS transporter; this translates as MTKDSTVTVYSTQQVKRARIAVAAVFTVHGAVTGSFATRVPWIQDHAGVSAGQLGLALAFPAIGASIAMPLAGRISHRFGARTALRGLLMLWTLALILPALAPNLVTLCAALFVYGATAGMSDVAMNALGVEVENRLDKSIMSGLHGMWSVGALIGSAAGTVAAHTATDARTHHLVAALVLTALGLIACREVLDIQSRPDEEPPPRFTLPPKSALIIGAVGFCAVFAEGASLDWSAVYLRDVLDSSDGLAAASTTAFALMMAVARIAGDRIVDRFGAVRTVRTGGVMATAGGLLVVLSPSPAAAMCGFGLLGLGVAVVVPLAFAAAGRSGPNPSQAIAGVATITYTSGLIAPSAIGSLAEATSLVVSFGVVTVLAFGLVLGAGVLRSADRKVTGSAVGEGTTTSAARS
- a CDS encoding uracil-xanthine permease family protein; this translates as MSLGVRWTLHGDGKTPAPGAVVRPDERLSWPRTFGLGAQHVVAMFGASFVAPVLMGLDPNLAIMMSGVATAIFLLATKGRVPSYLGCSLSFVGVAATIRASGGDSATVTGAVLVVGAALFLVGLAVQRFGARIIHAAMPPVVTGAVVMLIGFNLAPVTASTYWPQDQWTALAVMLFTGLAVVCLRGFLSRIAIFLGLVFGYVLSWVLDLVFGKIHSPAGGAEAVDHWRLDLSAVGQADWVGLPSFHAPAFEWSAILVALPVVIALVAENAGHVKAVGEMTGDPLDDKLGTAIAADGAASMLSTAVGGPPNTTYSENIGVMAATRVYSTAAYWAAACFALLFGLCPKFGAVVAAIPGGVLGGITVILYGMIGLLGAQIWLNGRVDLRNPLNLVPAAAGIIIGVGGVSLKITDNFELSGIALGTLVVITGYHVLRAFAPAHLKTQEPLLDSGTSAYDEKPGPEKG